Within Mytilus edulis chromosome 10, xbMytEdul2.2, whole genome shotgun sequence, the genomic segment TGAACAATGTCTTCTGACATGCAGTCTTTAAATTGTTCCCACAACTTTGCTGGTTCGGATGGCTCACAAAAGAGAAGAATTGTTACAAAAAGCAAACGAATCTGTGTTGGGGTTGCAATAGCAGCAGCTTCTGTAAGACATTCTACCCATTCTTCATCATGTTGTAGAAAACCTCGTCGCATTGCAGTTTCTTTAAAAGTAGTACAAACAGTACCATCTTCAAACTTTCTGAGGTCTTCATAACATGTGGCACCTGGACAATGGTGTAGTAATAACCTCAAGAAAAAAACGTTCTCCTTCTGCTGGGTTTGCCCTATAAAGTCGTCCAATAACATTACCTTTTTTTCGGGGTGCCCATGTATGTGAAGACTGATTCCATGTAAAATGTTCCGGGAAGAGGTGATATGGTATTGTTGTAGCCAAAGGATTAGTCTGGTTTCTTTTAAACCAACCTGTCAATGTAGTGTTTTTATTGTGTTGAAGTGCCTGTTGTGCTTTTCCCTCACTATAAATTACCTGCTCCTGCCCTGGCAAATGAACTGCAAGTCTCTGAATTGCTGGCGAATGAGTATGTAAATCATAGTGGAATATGCGCCAACATGCCTCTGATGCTGAAACATACCTAGCATCAACATAATGAGTAATCTCATTATACACATTGGTACTTTTCTGGTCAGAATCACTGGTTTCTGCTTTTTGAAGTCCTACCATTATCTTGTCATGTcctttataaacatatttataaagatatttgactGCTTTTACAGCAGAAcatatttcaacatttatatgagCTGAATATTTGGTGCAAAGATGAGGATTATAAGGCACAACCCATCTATTATCCAATATTACACCATTTTTCTCTACACAGAGTCCATCATCTCTACGTTTATAAAGTGGATAGCCATCTGATGTTTGTAATGTTGCAGGATTAAAATCTTTTGGAAAGCCTTTTGAGCATTTTCCATCATTCATGCATGGAGATTGTTTATTGGCTTTACCACATGGTCCATGGATCATATGCTGTGTAACAATATGATGAAGATTTGGCAATAATGCAGGGTCCGGTATTTCAGCTGAGACAAAGTCATCGAAATGATCAGGAGTTTAAGGTTTACTGTTGGGTTGTAAAATAAGAAGAATGTGTGAGTGGGGTAAACCACGCTTTTGAAATTCAATCACATAGACATAAGCaatagttttgccaaatacattgTTTTGTGTAATGTCATGAAGAAGCATTTGAAGTTTTTGTTTGAATACTCTTGTAACCAAATCAGGTCTATCTGCTGGGGTTTGATTTATAAGTAGGCTATGAACGATTTCTGGCCATTTCGGGTTGCAtgaaaaagtaataaataaatcGGGTTTTCCAAAGCGACGTACTATGGACATGGCATCTTGATATTGTTCATACATATTTCTTGGACTGCCAGTGAAAGATGATGGCAAAATAATTTTTCTGTCAACTGTGACGCCATCAACATCTCCTGCATGAACAGCATCATTAAGTTCCTGATATAGTTCAGCTCGTAAGTCGTTCTGGTGGTAAAAGCAATAATTTAGTCTAAGTTGCTCAATCTTTGCAAACATATCTACAATATACTGTTATAGTAATCTCCCTCCTCGACGCAAAATGTTAAAGTTATCTCTCTGCATGAGATGGTATGCATAAAATTACATTGTTGATACATGAGAATTAGCATTTCCACTATGAGAATTGGTATTTCCACTATCAATTGTCCAACCACTATGTCCATATGGTAGAAAGAGAACATAATGCAAAGGGTCATATTTCGGGTGAGTTTCAGTTATATGTATGATGTCATACCCCTTAGGGTGAtttgatgaatttttgtaaagtaCAATGTCTCTGTTTGTTGGTTCTTTCATTTGAGAACCTGGTATGATGAGTGATACTTCAGATGCTGTTGGTAAATTATAGCGCCGTGTGTCTTTACTGGTATCTGCATGTAATACCAATTTAATATTTTGGTGTGATGCATTATGATCATCATGCATTATTTTTgctgcatttttaaaaatgtcaatgaatGGATTGCAGTCTTGTAGcatattttgtaatgttaatagTACAGACTTATTTAAGGTATCATTCCATTGCATTCTATTACACAATTCATTTTCAGTATCAGGTATGTATATTTGTGCAAATTTAGGTGCTTTCCCTTCAGATGGAAATAAATGTCCAATTCTATGATGGACAAAACCACAAATACGGAAATTATAAGGTCCATTATGTGGAAGGACATCTTCATGAACACCTAATGAGGCAAATGCTAAGCTTGAGTTATATGCTCTTATGTTTATTCTGAAATGTTTTGCCTGTTCAGtattcaaaatgaataaattttgCAAAGAATGTGATGGGTCTTTAATAACAGGCAGTACAACTTTGCCTTGCATGCAACAGGtggaaaattttgaatttatatttatttgaccACTATGAGTTTCATTTTTCCACATAAGTGCTTTGCAACATTGACATTTATATTGCATTTCACCAATGTCACTATATTCAGGCAGTTTTATGTTTGTGGAATAATAGTCAATCAATGATCCTAATGCACTGTATAGTCTTTTTCGTTTTTGGTGCCACAACAATAGCCTCTGAGTTTGATTTTCTTATGCGTTTCAATTCCCTTTTTTGTCGTAGAGTCTGTTCTTGGGGTTTGTGTTTTTTCGGCATGTTACTGTACTGTAAAAAGAATTGTGTCATATTAAATGAAAGCTTTGAACTAACCTTTAACATGTTTCATCACTTCAGCATATATTGTGACGTTTTAGTGATGATAAATAACAACCTACATTAtaatacggaagccgataagggccattcaaaaaaaatatgttatgcatgtcgtaatttcgacaaaacatgtcgtTATTatgacatcgctatgtcgtaatttcgacaaaacatgtcgttataacgacatcgctttgtcgtaatttcgacattaCATGTcttaataacgacatcactatgtcgttaaaCGACATAGCTATatcgttataacgacatagctatgtcgtaataacgacattgctatatatataaaagaatatgtattatgattgccaagaaactgaatgacacagaaattaacaactataggtcatcataatgcccccaatgaTTAGAAAAGCACCTGCATAGTCagctacggaagccgataagggccattaaaaaaaaaataatgtcgtaattacgacatagcatgtcgtaattttgacataacatgtcgttattacgacatcgctatgtcatAATTTCggcataacatgtcgttataacaacatcgctatgtcgtaataacgacatcgctatatataaaagaatatgtatttagATTGGCAAGATACTaaagagtgtcagatatatttgtattggttgaattaagatatagaaattttacaatgacagatgatatgcaccttgaaagttaaacatcctatgataaaacaaaaatatggaaaaccgtatacatgtacttccgtcccatctttccttcctacattacttgcgacagtactgcatttttagttgaaataacttaaagggtaaacattattaaatcgatttccataACTCGAggtaattttgataaaaatggcatcacaaaacgaacagaaccagaatcaatcaacaatataaaaaaccgaataaaacttgtaaaaatcaaacgaagtcaaaaaccctcttcgacgccgcatgttaaagtgtaacgtcgtgttgtaaTGGAAtgtcgtgcccaacgtttgaaagtagaaatagagctaCATGTATCAATCcttcaattcacccttattacaagaagccatgtagtttgcgcttataTAAAGGGAGATGGAATGCTTGGCATGCAATGTCAGTCCTCATATATTTCCACgtcttatttgtttatttcaaacttgTCTGGCTGTACAGCCCTTCCACCGCAGGCAGCTTATCAAACTTAGACGggagtttgaaaatatataagtttctcactgaaggtatccaaagaaggtaaccaaagattttgcgacgatgcaaatattaaactttacaatataaataaaaaatctttaaccaatgaattcaaatagcaaaagctatacaattaacaaatatatacttattaagcttcatgtaaattatttaacaattaatgaaatacattaaatatgaaatttggagttttaccaagggagctaattaattaattaataacactgtcttcCACACAGCAGACtctccctgtggtatctttcctccctcttttatagctgactaatttggggcttttctaattattgggggcattataatgacctatagttgttaatttctgtgtcatttagtctcttggcaatcataatacatattctgttatatatagcgatgttgttattacgacatagctatatgtcgttttaacgacaaagtgatgtcgttattacgacatgacatgtcgaaattacgacatagcgatgtcgtaataacgacatgttatgtcgaaattacgacatgctatgtcgtaattacgacataaatttattttttttgaatggcccttatcggcttccgtagtcagctataaaaaaaggtatgaaagataccagagggagagtccccgaaatgctgtgtggcagacagtgttattaattaattattagctcccttggtataactccaaattttatatttaatgtatttcattgttaaataatttacatgaagcttaataagtatatatatatatatatatatatatatatatatatatatatatatatatatatatatatatttgttaattgcatagcttttgctatttgaattcattggttaaagatacttatctatattgtaaagtttaatatttgcatcgtcgcaaaatctttggttaccttctgtgagaaacttatatattttatagatcccatTTGAGGTTTACCATGTTATCGACCGTGGAACGGCTGTATGACAAGTTTAGATCCATACAAGCTTctacttgtttaaaaaatatgtggaaTATTATGAGGACTTACATTCAGCCCTATCACTGAGTCCTACCAAGGCAAGCCAAGATTTCCGCCTCCCTTTAAATAAGCGCAACTACATGCTTTCTTGTAATAAGGGTAAATTGATTAGTGATTGCTTTATTTCTAcattcaaacgttgggcacgatgttcctacaacccctaggatttaaaacagaatcttcaaaatttcatccgcaaaacaaaataaaaatattagaaaacacgaaccaatattaaaacaaattcaatatttgttttagattatgtttttacagctcttgatcatatactaagtaatatctagtatatttgaggattaaaataacgaagctatgtgaaaaaaacggatgtccaacgttacatttatgaaaaactgttttaactcttatgtatagtgatcctatttcgtattctctgatcttcttgattcttggcaggaacaacgacatgtgtcggttctttgtggcgttaaagccgttattttgcc encodes:
- the LOC139492817 gene encoding uncharacterized protein, producing MQGKVVLPVIKDPSHSLQNLFILNTEQAKHFRINIRAYNSSLAFASLGVHEDVLPHNGPYNFRICGFVHHRIGHLFPSEGKAPKFAQIYIPDTENELCNRMQWNDTLNKSVLLTLQNMLQDCNPFIDIFKNAAKIMHDDHNASHQNIKLVLHADTSKDTRRYNLPTASEVSLIIPGSQMKEPTNRDIVLYKNSSNHPKGYDIIHITETHPKYDPLHYVLFLPYGHSGWTIDSGNTNSHSGNANSHNDLRAELYQELNDAVHAGDVDGVTVDRKIILPSSFTGSPRNMYEQYQDAMSIHMIHGPCGKANKQSPCMNDGKCSKGFPKDFNPATLQTSDGYPLYKRRDDGLCVEKNGVILDNRWVVPYNPHLCTKYSAHINVEICSAVKAVKYLYKYVYKGHDKIMVGLQKAETSDSDQKSTNVYNEITHYVDARYVSASEACWRIFHYDLHTHSPAIQRLAVHLPGQEQVIYSEGKAQQALQHNKNTTLTGATCYEDLRKFEDGTVCTTFKETAMRRGFLQHDEEWVECLTEAAAIATPTQIHQHHVYQKVVDATEHHTNTTAYYVDGPGGSGKTFLYNTILARIRSKGKIALAVASAGIAAELLEGGRTAHSRFKIPIPISETSTCNISRNSALANLIKNTANIVWDEAPMIHKHVLECVHRTLCDITQIDKPFGGKVVLLGGDFRQVLPVIRHETQAEIINSNIMQSFLLESITMFNLTINMRVRSNAHSNNQADFENFLLRIESSHYSKFTDRAILTTTNDDVDTINTMVMDMFPSTVSKTYLSPDTVEDESTGYLYPTEFLNAITPSGTPPHKLTLKKHAPIILLRILNPAA